In one window of Cytophagaceae bacterium ABcell3 DNA:
- the vgrG gene encoding type VI secretion system tip protein VgrG, whose protein sequence is MNNSGTGFVTYRILIDGNEVPGTIPVKSIMISKEVNRIPFAKLAIIDGDPASQDFEHSSGGLFVPGNKIEIKAGYHSDEETIFKGILVRHHVKIRSNNSYLLLEAKDEAVKMTLRRKSRFFYEMSDAEIMEELISAYDLDMSVEATEVNHLERVQYRVSDWDYLMLRAQANGFICLVDDGKITLSKPDFDEEPVETVSFGATMLEFDGEIDARNQVSNVVARSWSHVEQNLLEADVDTLAFETNGNLSSSELAAIFGDDSLEVAHGGAKGDAELQNWAEAKMAMHQMAKSRGRVRLQGIPSVKPGVQLLLEGVGDRFNGKAFISGVTHQIVEGNWTADAQFGLSPEWFAETNASSVNDLPASGLNTGVHGLQIGVVSQLEGDPDGEERVLVKLPIIDNQEQGIWCRQAMADAGNGRGLCFRPELEDEVVIGFINGDPDDAIILGMLHSNGRPSPIEASDENHLKGIVTREGLQFYLDDEKKCMVLKTPDGNKIEISDEEGAIFLEDSNGNKLVLDNAGISLESNGDINIKAGGDVNIEGMNVSAYANAKFVADGGGGAELTSSAIAVVKGSLVQIN, encoded by the coding sequence ATGAATAACAGCGGCACAGGTTTTGTCACCTATAGGATATTGATTGACGGAAATGAAGTTCCTGGCACAATACCGGTCAAAAGTATTATGATTTCTAAAGAAGTAAACAGGATACCTTTTGCTAAACTGGCCATTATAGATGGTGATCCGGCTAGTCAGGACTTTGAACATAGCAGTGGTGGCTTATTTGTGCCTGGAAATAAAATTGAAATCAAGGCTGGCTATCACTCTGATGAAGAAACTATTTTTAAGGGCATTTTGGTTCGTCATCATGTTAAGATCAGGTCAAATAACTCCTATCTCTTGTTAGAAGCAAAAGATGAAGCTGTGAAGATGACTTTAAGGAGAAAAAGCCGGTTTTTTTATGAGATGTCTGATGCGGAAATAATGGAAGAACTCATTTCTGCTTACGATTTAGATATGTCGGTAGAGGCTACAGAGGTGAACCACCTTGAAAGGGTACAGTACCGTGTTTCTGATTGGGATTATTTGATGTTAAGGGCGCAGGCAAATGGTTTTATATGCTTGGTGGACGATGGAAAAATAACTTTGTCTAAGCCCGATTTTGATGAAGAACCGGTAGAAACTGTTTCTTTTGGTGCTACAATGCTTGAATTCGATGGTGAAATTGATGCTCGAAACCAAGTTTCTAACGTAGTAGCGCGTTCATGGAGTCACGTTGAACAAAATTTGTTAGAAGCTGATGTGGATACGTTGGCATTTGAGACTAATGGAAACTTATCATCTTCTGAGCTTGCTGCTATTTTTGGTGACGATTCCTTAGAGGTAGCCCATGGTGGTGCCAAGGGAGATGCCGAGTTGCAAAATTGGGCAGAAGCTAAGATGGCCATGCATCAAATGGCCAAAAGCAGGGGGCGTGTACGCTTGCAGGGAATCCCTTCAGTAAAACCAGGTGTACAGCTTTTGCTTGAAGGCGTAGGGGATCGATTTAATGGCAAGGCTTTTATTTCTGGCGTTACGCATCAAATAGTAGAAGGGAACTGGACAGCAGATGCTCAATTTGGGTTAAGCCCGGAATGGTTTGCTGAAACCAATGCCTCTTCTGTTAATGACCTTCCCGCTTCTGGGTTAAATACTGGTGTACATGGTTTGCAAATTGGTGTAGTGTCTCAATTAGAAGGGGATCCTGATGGCGAAGAAAGGGTTTTGGTGAAACTGCCAATTATAGATAACCAGGAACAGGGGATATGGTGTAGGCAAGCAATGGCAGATGCTGGAAATGGGAGAGGGCTGTGTTTCAGGCCTGAACTTGAAGATGAGGTGGTCATAGGTTTTATCAATGGAGATCCTGATGATGCAATAATCCTGGGGATGTTGCACAGTAATGGACGGCCTTCGCCTATTGAGGCTTCTGATGAGAACCACTTGAAAGGTATTGTTACAAGGGAAGGTCTTCAGTTTTATCTAGACGATGAGAAGAAATGTATGGTATTAAAAACACCTGATGGTAATAAAATTGAAATCTCTGACGAGGAAGGTGCTATTTTTTTAGAAGATAGTAATGGAAATAAATTAGTGCTGGATAATGCTGGGATCAGTCTAGAGTCCAATGGAGACATTAATATAAAAGCTGGAGGAGATGTCAATATTGAAGGGATGAATGTTTCGGCTTACGCCAATGCTAAGTTTGTCGCAGATGGGGGTGGTGGCGCTGAATTGACAAGCAGTGCTATTGCTGTTGTAAAAGGATCTTTGGTACAAATAAATTAA
- a CDS encoding PAAR domain-containing protein — MGMPAARINDMHVCPMVDASAHVGGPIMPPGEVTVLIGGMPAARVGDMAVCTGPPDSIVAGSATVFIGGMPAARMGDTTAHGGTITIGEPTVLIG, encoded by the coding sequence ATGGGAATGCCTGCTGCTAGAATAAATGACATGCATGTTTGCCCTATGGTAGATGCATCGGCCCATGTAGGAGGGCCAATTATGCCTCCTGGTGAAGTTACTGTATTAATTGGCGGTATGCCGGCAGCACGAGTAGGCGATATGGCTGTATGCACTGGCCCGCCTGATTCTATAGTGGCTGGTTCAGCAACAGTTTTCATTGGTGGCATGCCTGCTGCTAGAATGGGCGATACAACTGCTCATGGTGGTACAATTACTATTGGCGAACCTACTGTTTTAATTGGATAA
- a CDS encoding GPW/gp25 family protein: protein MDKKGFLGKGWGFPPEFNRVKGEVKISTAEDDIRESLHILLSTRLGERVMQPDYGCNLEALMYESLTLSVRTQVSELIKTAILYHEPRIDVEKIDIYWGDEQRGEILIQVNYRIRSTNSRSNMVFPFYKEEGTNV, encoded by the coding sequence ATGGATAAAAAAGGTTTTTTAGGAAAAGGGTGGGGGTTTCCCCCAGAATTTAACAGGGTGAAAGGAGAAGTGAAAATCTCCACAGCGGAGGATGATATTAGGGAGAGTTTGCATATACTTTTGTCCACTCGTTTGGGTGAAAGGGTGATGCAGCCCGATTATGGATGCAATTTAGAGGCCCTAATGTATGAAAGCCTTACCTTAAGTGTCAGAACCCAAGTGTCAGAACTTATTAAAACGGCTATTTTATATCATGAACCGAGAATTGATGTAGAAAAAATTGACATTTATTGGGGAGATGAACAGCGTGGCGAAATTTTGATCCAGGTTAATTATCGTATTAGGTCTACAAACTCTCGAAGTAATATGGTATTCCCTTTCTATAAAGAAGAAGGGACAAATGTTTAA